CATTTAAAAGCTTATATGTTCCGTATCCTGTGGATAATGCTTTTGGAATAATGTTTTTATCCGTTTATGTTCTTTATATTTTAGTTTTTATATATTATTTTATTAAAAGAAAGATATATCTTGTGTTTATATTGATATTTTCTACGGTGTTTATTACTTCTCTTTCCTTCTGTCTGTACCCTTCTTTGCTTAAGAATGAAGCATATGCAATAGTTCTTGAAAATTCGAGTGTTTATAAAATTCCTGATTCCGAAACAAAAAAAGAATATCTTTTAAAAGAAGGTTCCGGCGTATTTATAAGGTATTTGCATAATGGTTTCTATCTTATAGAAAATAATTATGGTATTGAAGGGTGGGTTGATGAAAAAATGATAAAACGTATTATACCAGACGGAGAAAAAGATGGCAGAAAAATCATTTTCTGATATATTTGAAAAGTGGGAAAAACTACAGAGTAAAACTAAAAAAGACATCATGAAAAAAGCTCTTGATCTGTATGCTCCTGATAATTCTGTAATGAAAGAAAAAGAAACAGACAAAGAGAAAAAATTATATGAGAGAATAAAGAGAAAAATCAGACCTCAAGCCACACTGGACTTACATGGCTACACTTCCACAGAAGCGGAGCGACTTCTTGCGCAATTTATAAAAAGGGCTTATGAAAAAAGATATCTACAAATATTGATAATACACGGAAAAGGACTGCATTCCAATCGCGAACCTATTCTTAAAAAACTGGTTTATAAATATCTGCAAGATTCACCCTACATAGGTAAGATTTTACAGGCACCCCGAGAACTCGGGGGAAGTGGTGCAGTGTGTGCTTTTATACGTCATCGT
This sequence is a window from Spirochaetia bacterium 38H-sp. Protein-coding genes within it:
- a CDS encoding Smr/MutS family protein encodes the protein MAEKSFSDIFEKWEKLQSKTKKDIMKKALDLYAPDNSVMKEKETDKEKKLYERIKRKIRPQATLDLHGYTSTEAERLLAQFIKRAYEKRYLQILIIHGKGLHSNREPILKKLVYKYLQDSPYIGKILQAPRELGGSGAVCAFIRHRSL